From Mustela erminea isolate mMusErm1 chromosome 1, mMusErm1.Pri, whole genome shotgun sequence, a single genomic window includes:
- the ZDHHC23 gene encoding palmitoyltransferase ZDHHC23 isoform X2, with amino-acid sequence MTQKGSMKPVKKNKAEEPELEPLCCCEYIDRNGEKNHVAACLCDCQDLDEGCDRWITGKSVPPETCERIMDTISDRLRIPGLRGAQKVNISILPPLILLPVFLRVASWHFLLGVVVLTSLPVLALWYYYLTHRRKEQTLFFLSLGLFSLGYMYYVFLQEVVPKGRVGPTQLALLTCGLFLILLALYRAKKNPGYLRNPASSDRSLGSSQTESLSRDGQEKTRGLPGAESAGSLSNRTPKDDLKGPCRASAGSPAKVKEDWCAKCQLVRPARAWHCRICGICVRRMDHHCVCCVGESNHQAFILALSIFLLTSVYGITLTLDTICRDRSVFTALFYCPGVYADYSSALSFTCVWYSVIITAGMAYIFLIQLINISYNVTEREVQQALRQKTGRRLLYGLIVDTGQYNRGFLRNWHQFSTLGSHPCHHPAEDIV; translated from the exons ATGACACAGAAGGGCAGTATGAAGccagtgaagaaaaacaaagcggAAGAACCTGAATTGGAGCCCCTGTGCTGCTGCGAGTACATTGATCGAAATGGGGAGAAGAACCACGTGGCTGCCTGTTTGTGTGATTGCCAGGATCTCGATGAAGGGTGTGATAG ATGGATCACAGGTAAATCCGTGCCGCCGGAGACCTGTGAAAGAATCATGGATACTATTTCTGATCGCCTCCGAATTCCTGGGCTCAGGGGAGCCCAAAAAGTCAACATTAGCATCCTCCCCCCACTCATCCTGCTGCCCGTCTTCCTGCGTGTGGCTTCCTGGCATTTCCTTCTGGGGGTGGTGGTTTTGACCTCCCTTCCTGTGCTGGCTCTGTGGTACTATTACCTCACTCACAGAAGGAAAGAGCAGACCCTGTTTTTCCTGAGCCTCGGACTCTTCTCTCTGGGTTACATGTACTACGTGTTCCTGCAGGAAGTTGTCCCCAAAGGGCGTGTGGGGCCCACTCAGCTGGCTCTTCTTACCTGTGGGTTATTCCTGATACTCTTAGCCTTGTACAGAGCCAAGAAGAATCCAGGCTACCTCAGAAATCCAGCAAGCAGTGACAGATCTCTAGGCAGCAGCCAAACGGAAAGCCTGAGCAGAGACGGGCAGGAGAAGACCAGAGGGCTCCCCGGTGCGGAATCAGCTGGCAGCCTCAGCAACCGAACGCCCAAGGATGATCTTAAGGGCCCTTGCAGGGCGTCGGCTGGAAGTCCCGCCAAGGTGAAGGAGGACTGGTGTGCCAAGTGCCAGCTGGTGCGGCCGGCCCGTGCGTGGCATTGCCGGATATGCGGCATCTGTGTCCGGAGGATGGATCATCACTGTGTCTG CTGTGTTGGAGAATCCAATCATCAAGCATTTATACTTGCCCTTTCGATCTTCTTGCTCACCTCGGTGTACGGGATAACACTGACCTTGGACACCATTTGTAGAGATAGAAGTGTCTTCACAGCTCTCTTCTATTGTCCTGGAGTCTATGCAGATTACAG CTCGGCTCTGTCCTTCACCTGCGTGTGGTACTCCGTGATCATCACAGCAGGCATGGCGTACATCTTCCTCATCCAGCTGATCAACATCAGTTACAACGTCACCGAGCGGGAAGTCCAGCAGGCCCTGCGGCAGAAGACGGGGCGCCGGCTCCTCTACGGGCTCATCGTGGACACAGGCCAGTACAACCGGGGCTTCCTGCGGAACTGGCACCAGTTCTCCACCCTGGGCAGccacccctgccaccaccccGCCGAGGACATTGTTTGA
- the ZDHHC23 gene encoding palmitoyltransferase ZDHHC23 isoform X1 has translation MTQKGSMKPVKKNKAEEPELEPLCCCEYIDRNGEKNHVAACLCDCQDLDEGCDRWITGKSVPPETCERIMDTISDRLRIPGLRGAQKVNISILPPLILLPVFLRVASWHFLLGVVVLTSLPVLALWYYYLTHRRKEQTLFFLSLGLFSLGYMYYVFLQEVVPKGRVGPTQLALLTCGLFLILLALYRAKKNPGYLRNPASSDRSLGSSQTESLSRDGQEKTRGLPGAESAGSLSNRTPKDDLKGPCRASAGSPAKVKEDWCAKCQLVRPARAWHCRICGICVRRMDHHCVWINSCVGESNHQAFILALSIFLLTSVYGITLTLDTICRDRSVFTALFYCPGVYADYSSALSFTCVWYSVIITAGMAYIFLIQLINISYNVTEREVQQALRQKTGRRLLYGLIVDTGQYNRGFLRNWHQFSTLGSHPCHHPAEDIV, from the exons ATGACACAGAAGGGCAGTATGAAGccagtgaagaaaaacaaagcggAAGAACCTGAATTGGAGCCCCTGTGCTGCTGCGAGTACATTGATCGAAATGGGGAGAAGAACCACGTGGCTGCCTGTTTGTGTGATTGCCAGGATCTCGATGAAGGGTGTGATAG ATGGATCACAGGTAAATCCGTGCCGCCGGAGACCTGTGAAAGAATCATGGATACTATTTCTGATCGCCTCCGAATTCCTGGGCTCAGGGGAGCCCAAAAAGTCAACATTAGCATCCTCCCCCCACTCATCCTGCTGCCCGTCTTCCTGCGTGTGGCTTCCTGGCATTTCCTTCTGGGGGTGGTGGTTTTGACCTCCCTTCCTGTGCTGGCTCTGTGGTACTATTACCTCACTCACAGAAGGAAAGAGCAGACCCTGTTTTTCCTGAGCCTCGGACTCTTCTCTCTGGGTTACATGTACTACGTGTTCCTGCAGGAAGTTGTCCCCAAAGGGCGTGTGGGGCCCACTCAGCTGGCTCTTCTTACCTGTGGGTTATTCCTGATACTCTTAGCCTTGTACAGAGCCAAGAAGAATCCAGGCTACCTCAGAAATCCAGCAAGCAGTGACAGATCTCTAGGCAGCAGCCAAACGGAAAGCCTGAGCAGAGACGGGCAGGAGAAGACCAGAGGGCTCCCCGGTGCGGAATCAGCTGGCAGCCTCAGCAACCGAACGCCCAAGGATGATCTTAAGGGCCCTTGCAGGGCGTCGGCTGGAAGTCCCGCCAAGGTGAAGGAGGACTGGTGTGCCAAGTGCCAGCTGGTGCGGCCGGCCCGTGCGTGGCATTGCCGGATATGCGGCATCTGTGTCCGGAGGATGGATCATCACTGTGTCTG GATAAACAGCTGTGTTGGAGAATCCAATCATCAAGCATTTATACTTGCCCTTTCGATCTTCTTGCTCACCTCGGTGTACGGGATAACACTGACCTTGGACACCATTTGTAGAGATAGAAGTGTCTTCACAGCTCTCTTCTATTGTCCTGGAGTCTATGCAGATTACAG CTCGGCTCTGTCCTTCACCTGCGTGTGGTACTCCGTGATCATCACAGCAGGCATGGCGTACATCTTCCTCATCCAGCTGATCAACATCAGTTACAACGTCACCGAGCGGGAAGTCCAGCAGGCCCTGCGGCAGAAGACGGGGCGCCGGCTCCTCTACGGGCTCATCGTGGACACAGGCCAGTACAACCGGGGCTTCCTGCGGAACTGGCACCAGTTCTCCACCCTGGGCAGccacccctgccaccaccccGCCGAGGACATTGTTTGA
- the ZDHHC23 gene encoding palmitoyltransferase ZDHHC23 isoform X4 — protein sequence MDTISDRLRIPGLRGAQKVNISILPPLILLPVFLRVASWHFLLGVVVLTSLPVLALWYYYLTHRRKEQTLFFLSLGLFSLGYMYYVFLQEVVPKGRVGPTQLALLTCGLFLILLALYRAKKNPGYLRNPASSDRSLGSSQTESLSRDGQEKTRGLPGAESAGSLSNRTPKDDLKGPCRASAGSPAKVKEDWCAKCQLVRPARAWHCRICGICVRRMDHHCVWINSCVGESNHQAFILALSIFLLTSVYGITLTLDTICRDRSVFTALFYCPGVYADYSSALSFTCVWYSVIITAGMAYIFLIQLINISYNVTEREVQQALRQKTGRRLLYGLIVDTGQYNRGFLRNWHQFSTLGSHPCHHPAEDIV from the exons ATGGATACTATTTCTGATCGCCTCCGAATTCCTGGGCTCAGGGGAGCCCAAAAAGTCAACATTAGCATCCTCCCCCCACTCATCCTGCTGCCCGTCTTCCTGCGTGTGGCTTCCTGGCATTTCCTTCTGGGGGTGGTGGTTTTGACCTCCCTTCCTGTGCTGGCTCTGTGGTACTATTACCTCACTCACAGAAGGAAAGAGCAGACCCTGTTTTTCCTGAGCCTCGGACTCTTCTCTCTGGGTTACATGTACTACGTGTTCCTGCAGGAAGTTGTCCCCAAAGGGCGTGTGGGGCCCACTCAGCTGGCTCTTCTTACCTGTGGGTTATTCCTGATACTCTTAGCCTTGTACAGAGCCAAGAAGAATCCAGGCTACCTCAGAAATCCAGCAAGCAGTGACAGATCTCTAGGCAGCAGCCAAACGGAAAGCCTGAGCAGAGACGGGCAGGAGAAGACCAGAGGGCTCCCCGGTGCGGAATCAGCTGGCAGCCTCAGCAACCGAACGCCCAAGGATGATCTTAAGGGCCCTTGCAGGGCGTCGGCTGGAAGTCCCGCCAAGGTGAAGGAGGACTGGTGTGCCAAGTGCCAGCTGGTGCGGCCGGCCCGTGCGTGGCATTGCCGGATATGCGGCATCTGTGTCCGGAGGATGGATCATCACTGTGTCTG GATAAACAGCTGTGTTGGAGAATCCAATCATCAAGCATTTATACTTGCCCTTTCGATCTTCTTGCTCACCTCGGTGTACGGGATAACACTGACCTTGGACACCATTTGTAGAGATAGAAGTGTCTTCACAGCTCTCTTCTATTGTCCTGGAGTCTATGCAGATTACAG CTCGGCTCTGTCCTTCACCTGCGTGTGGTACTCCGTGATCATCACAGCAGGCATGGCGTACATCTTCCTCATCCAGCTGATCAACATCAGTTACAACGTCACCGAGCGGGAAGTCCAGCAGGCCCTGCGGCAGAAGACGGGGCGCCGGCTCCTCTACGGGCTCATCGTGGACACAGGCCAGTACAACCGGGGCTTCCTGCGGAACTGGCACCAGTTCTCCACCCTGGGCAGccacccctgccaccaccccGCCGAGGACATTGTTTGA
- the ZDHHC23 gene encoding palmitoyltransferase ZDHHC23 isoform X3, whose translation MTQKGSMKPVKKNKAEEPELEPLCCCEYIDRNGEKNHVAACLCDCQDLDEGCDRWITGKSVPPETCERIMDTISDRLRIPGLRGAQKVNISILPPLILLPVFLRVASWHFLLGVVVLTSLPVLALWYYYLTHRRKEQTLFFLSLGLFSLGYMYYVFLQEVVPKGRVGPTQLALLTCGLFLILLALYRAKKNPGYLRNPASSDRSLGSSQTESLSRDGQEKTRGLPGAESAGSLSNRTPKDDLKGPCRASAGSPAKVKEDWCAKCQLVRPARAWHCRICGICVRRMDHHCVCSALSFTCVWYSVIITAGMAYIFLIQLINISYNVTEREVQQALRQKTGRRLLYGLIVDTGQYNRGFLRNWHQFSTLGSHPCHHPAEDIV comes from the exons ATGACACAGAAGGGCAGTATGAAGccagtgaagaaaaacaaagcggAAGAACCTGAATTGGAGCCCCTGTGCTGCTGCGAGTACATTGATCGAAATGGGGAGAAGAACCACGTGGCTGCCTGTTTGTGTGATTGCCAGGATCTCGATGAAGGGTGTGATAG ATGGATCACAGGTAAATCCGTGCCGCCGGAGACCTGTGAAAGAATCATGGATACTATTTCTGATCGCCTCCGAATTCCTGGGCTCAGGGGAGCCCAAAAAGTCAACATTAGCATCCTCCCCCCACTCATCCTGCTGCCCGTCTTCCTGCGTGTGGCTTCCTGGCATTTCCTTCTGGGGGTGGTGGTTTTGACCTCCCTTCCTGTGCTGGCTCTGTGGTACTATTACCTCACTCACAGAAGGAAAGAGCAGACCCTGTTTTTCCTGAGCCTCGGACTCTTCTCTCTGGGTTACATGTACTACGTGTTCCTGCAGGAAGTTGTCCCCAAAGGGCGTGTGGGGCCCACTCAGCTGGCTCTTCTTACCTGTGGGTTATTCCTGATACTCTTAGCCTTGTACAGAGCCAAGAAGAATCCAGGCTACCTCAGAAATCCAGCAAGCAGTGACAGATCTCTAGGCAGCAGCCAAACGGAAAGCCTGAGCAGAGACGGGCAGGAGAAGACCAGAGGGCTCCCCGGTGCGGAATCAGCTGGCAGCCTCAGCAACCGAACGCCCAAGGATGATCTTAAGGGCCCTTGCAGGGCGTCGGCTGGAAGTCCCGCCAAGGTGAAGGAGGACTGGTGTGCCAAGTGCCAGCTGGTGCGGCCGGCCCGTGCGTGGCATTGCCGGATATGCGGCATCTGTGTCCGGAGGATGGATCATCACTGTGTCTG CTCGGCTCTGTCCTTCACCTGCGTGTGGTACTCCGTGATCATCACAGCAGGCATGGCGTACATCTTCCTCATCCAGCTGATCAACATCAGTTACAACGTCACCGAGCGGGAAGTCCAGCAGGCCCTGCGGCAGAAGACGGGGCGCCGGCTCCTCTACGGGCTCATCGTGGACACAGGCCAGTACAACCGGGGCTTCCTGCGGAACTGGCACCAGTTCTCCACCCTGGGCAGccacccctgccaccaccccGCCGAGGACATTGTTTGA